Proteins encoded within one genomic window of Gloeobacter kilaueensis JS1:
- the clpB gene encoding ATP-dependent chaperone ClpB, with amino-acid sequence MQPNNPNQFTEKAWDAIVRTTEVAKEFRQQQLESEHLFKALLDQDGGLAGTIFTKAGANLQKLNQRVVQFIERQPKLTNPGQSVYLGRSLDALLDRAEGFRKEYGDDFISVEHLVLPFAKDVRFGQQVLREFGIDEAKLKEAVAQVRGNQKVTSQNPESTYESLEKYGRDLTELAGEGKLDPVIGRDDEIRRTIQILSRRTKNNPVLIGEPGVGKTAIAEGLAQRIVRGDVPESLKGRKLIALDMGALIAGSKYRGEFEERLKAVLGEVTSSEGQIILFIDEIHTVVGAGATQGAMDAGNLLKPMLARGELRCIGATTLDEYRKYIEKDAALERRFQQVFVDQPSVEDTISILRGLKERYEVHHGVRISDSALVAAAVLSHRYISDRFLPDKAIDLMDEAAAKLKMEITSKPEELDEVDRKILQLEMEKLSLAKESDVGSRDRLERLERELADLQEEQRALNAQWQAEKDIIEQVQSLKEELDQLNVQIQQAERDYDLNRAAELKYGKAAELLKRLEQAEVRLEQPQAGARSLLREEVTEEDIAEIISKWTGIPVSKLVASEREKLLHLEDELHQRVVGQDEAVRVVAEAIQRSRAGLSDPNKPIASFIFLGPTGVGKTELAKTLAAFLFDDENAMVRIDMSEYMEKHSVSRLIGAPPGYVGYDEGGQLTEAVRRRPYAVVLFDEIEKAHNDVFNVLLQVLDDGRITDSQGRTVDFKNAIIIMTSNIGSEAILRLGGDDTYYEQMRDEVMRAMRAHFRPEFLNRVDDIIIFRNLRRDQLREITRLQIAQLEKRLGDRKIVLKVSDEALDYVVDIGYDPVYGARPLKRAIQSELSNAIARGLLRGDFVDGDTIFVDLENERLVFKRLSVLPVS; translated from the coding sequence ATGCAGCCCAACAATCCCAATCAGTTCACCGAAAAGGCGTGGGATGCGATCGTCCGCACGACCGAAGTGGCCAAGGAATTCCGTCAGCAGCAGCTGGAGAGCGAACACCTTTTTAAGGCGCTGCTCGATCAAGACGGGGGGCTCGCCGGCACAATCTTTACCAAGGCCGGAGCGAACTTGCAAAAGCTCAACCAGCGGGTCGTACAGTTTATCGAGCGCCAGCCCAAGCTCACCAACCCCGGTCAGAGCGTCTATCTTGGCCGCAGCCTCGATGCGCTGCTCGATCGGGCTGAGGGTTTCCGCAAGGAGTACGGCGACGACTTTATTTCCGTCGAGCATCTGGTACTGCCTTTTGCTAAAGATGTTCGCTTTGGCCAGCAGGTGCTGCGCGAATTTGGTATCGACGAAGCGAAGCTCAAAGAAGCCGTCGCCCAGGTGCGCGGCAACCAAAAGGTGACCAGTCAGAACCCGGAGAGCACCTACGAGTCACTCGAAAAGTACGGCAGGGATCTGACAGAACTGGCGGGCGAGGGCAAACTCGATCCGGTGATTGGCCGCGACGACGAGATTCGCCGCACGATCCAGATTCTCTCGCGGCGCACCAAGAATAACCCCGTGCTCATCGGCGAACCCGGCGTGGGCAAGACGGCGATCGCCGAGGGACTCGCCCAGCGCATCGTGCGCGGCGACGTGCCCGAATCGCTCAAGGGACGCAAGCTCATCGCCCTCGATATGGGAGCGCTGATCGCGGGCTCCAAGTACCGGGGCGAATTTGAGGAGCGCCTCAAGGCGGTGCTGGGCGAGGTGACCAGTTCCGAGGGCCAGATTATTCTTTTTATCGACGAGATTCACACCGTCGTCGGAGCCGGTGCCACCCAGGGAGCGATGGACGCCGGCAACCTGCTCAAGCCGATGCTCGCGCGCGGTGAGCTGCGCTGCATCGGGGCCACCACCCTCGACGAGTACCGCAAGTACATCGAAAAGGACGCCGCCCTCGAACGGCGCTTCCAGCAGGTCTTCGTCGATCAGCCCTCTGTAGAGGACACGATCTCGATTCTGCGCGGCCTCAAAGAGCGCTACGAAGTCCACCACGGCGTGCGCATCTCCGACAGCGCCCTGGTGGCGGCGGCAGTGCTCTCCCACCGCTACATCAGCGATCGCTTCTTGCCCGACAAGGCGATCGACCTGATGGACGAGGCGGCAGCCAAGCTCAAGATGGAGATCACCTCCAAGCCCGAAGAACTCGACGAGGTCGATCGCAAGATCCTCCAGCTTGAGATGGAAAAGCTGTCCCTCGCCAAGGAGTCCGACGTCGGCTCGCGCGATCGGCTCGAACGGCTCGAAAGAGAACTTGCGGACCTCCAGGAGGAGCAGCGCGCCCTCAACGCCCAGTGGCAGGCCGAAAAGGACATCATCGAGCAGGTGCAGTCCCTCAAAGAAGAACTCGATCAACTCAACGTCCAGATCCAGCAGGCCGAGCGCGACTACGATCTCAACCGGGCCGCCGAACTCAAGTACGGCAAAGCCGCCGAGTTGCTCAAGCGCCTTGAGCAGGCGGAGGTGCGCTTAGAACAGCCCCAGGCCGGTGCCCGCTCGCTGTTGCGCGAGGAGGTGACCGAAGAGGACATCGCCGAAATCATCTCCAAGTGGACCGGCATTCCGGTGAGCAAGCTGGTAGCGAGCGAACGCGAAAAGCTTCTGCACCTCGAAGACGAACTGCACCAGCGGGTCGTCGGCCAGGACGAGGCGGTGCGGGTGGTGGCCGAGGCGATCCAGCGCTCCCGTGCGGGCCTGTCCGATCCCAACAAGCCCATCGCGAGCTTTATCTTCTTGGGGCCCACCGGCGTCGGCAAGACCGAACTGGCCAAGACGCTGGCCGCTTTTCTGTTCGACGACGAGAACGCGATGGTGCGCATCGACATGTCCGAGTACATGGAAAAGCACAGCGTCTCGCGCCTCATCGGGGCACCTCCCGGCTACGTCGGCTACGACGAGGGCGGCCAGCTCACCGAGGCGGTGCGCCGCAGACCCTACGCTGTCGTGCTCTTCGATGAGATCGAAAAGGCCCACAACGACGTGTTCAACGTGCTGTTGCAGGTGCTCGACGACGGGCGGATCACCGACTCCCAGGGGCGCACGGTCGATTTTAAAAACGCGATCATCATCATGACGAGCAACATCGGCTCGGAGGCGATCCTGCGCCTGGGAGGCGACGACACCTACTACGAGCAGATGCGCGACGAGGTGATGCGCGCCATGCGCGCCCACTTCCGGCCCGAATTTCTCAACCGCGTCGATGACATCATCATCTTCCGCAACCTGCGCCGCGACCAACTGCGCGAGATCACCCGCTTGCAGATCGCCCAGCTGGAGAAGCGCCTGGGCGATCGCAAGATCGTGCTCAAGGTCTCCGACGAAGCGCTCGATTATGTTGTCGATATCGGCTACGACCCGGTCTACGGAGCGCGCCCACTCAAGCGCGCCATCCAGAGCGAGCTTTCTAATGCGATTGCCAGGGGTCTGTTGCGGGGCGATTTTGTCGATGGCGACACGATCTTCGTCGATCTCGAGAACGAGCGGCTGGTCTTCAAGCGCCTGAGCGTCCTGCCGGTCTCCTAA
- a CDS encoding 6-carboxytetrahydropterin synthase codes for MTSCLIVRRSRFSAAHRYWLEELSAEENRRRFGAAANIHGHNYTILVSMNGPVDRFGMVLNLSEVKQIIRREVSGQLDSQLLNETWEEFVRTLPTTEHMARVIFERLRPHLPVVRVQLFESEDLWAEYQGEAMQAYLTIADHFAAAHRLALDELSLEENTEIYGLCARTHGHGHNYHVEITVKGEVDERTGMLVDLVALQRLLKDKVLLPFDHTFLNKDVPYFAQVVPTAENIALHIRDLLEEPVRALGARLHKVRLIESPNNSVEVYTESFAPIA; via the coding sequence ATGACGAGCTGCCTGATCGTGCGCCGCTCCCGTTTCAGCGCCGCTCATCGCTACTGGCTGGAGGAACTGAGCGCCGAGGAGAACCGGCGGCGCTTCGGTGCCGCCGCCAACATCCACGGCCACAACTACACGATATTGGTCTCGATGAACGGGCCGGTGGACCGCTTCGGCATGGTGCTCAATTTGAGCGAAGTCAAGCAGATTATCCGCCGCGAGGTCTCAGGCCAGCTCGACAGCCAGCTGCTAAACGAGACCTGGGAGGAGTTTGTCCGGACACTGCCCACCACCGAGCACATGGCGCGGGTCATCTTCGAGCGCCTGCGTCCCCATCTGCCGGTGGTGCGGGTGCAGCTATTTGAATCGGAAGATCTCTGGGCCGAGTATCAAGGAGAAGCCATGCAAGCGTATCTGACGATCGCCGATCACTTTGCGGCTGCCCACCGGCTTGCCCTCGACGAACTGTCGCTTGAAGAAAACACCGAAATCTACGGACTGTGCGCCCGCACCCACGGCCACGGCCACAACTACCACGTCGAGATCACCGTCAAGGGCGAGGTGGACGAGCGCACCGGGATGCTGGTGGACCTGGTGGCATTGCAGCGCCTGCTTAAAGACAAGGTGCTTTTGCCCTTCGATCACACCTTCTTGAACAAGGACGTGCCCTACTTTGCCCAGGTGGTGCCGACGGCTGAAAATATCGCCCTGCACATTCGCGACCTGCTCGAAGAACCCGTGCGCGCCCTCGGAGCCCGCCTGCACAAAGTCCGCCTCATCGAAAGCCCCAACAACTCCGTCGAGGTCTACACCGAGAGCTTTGCGCCGATCGCCTGA
- a CDS encoding SUF system Fe-S cluster assembly regulator, with amino-acid sequence MLRMTRQSDYGIVLISYLAARPERSFGAAELAAQTALPVPIVRKILKLLAKGALLVSHRGIKGGYSLARPASAISVADILTALEGPIALTECIEEAPGGCSHEALCPLRPKWQRINAVVHHALSSINLSQLIAPWPHEYLNLSRPTAALSTVQSPLR; translated from the coding sequence ATGCTCCGCATGACCCGGCAATCGGACTACGGCATCGTGCTCATCAGCTATCTGGCCGCTCGCCCTGAGCGCAGTTTTGGGGCGGCGGAGCTGGCGGCCCAGACCGCGTTGCCGGTGCCGATCGTGCGCAAGATCTTGAAGCTTCTGGCTAAAGGCGCGCTTCTGGTCTCCCATCGGGGCATCAAGGGCGGCTACAGCCTTGCCCGGCCCGCGAGTGCAATCTCGGTGGCCGATATTCTCACAGCCCTCGAAGGGCCGATTGCCCTGACCGAGTGCATCGAAGAAGCCCCCGGCGGCTGCAGCCACGAGGCGCTCTGCCCTTTGCGGCCCAAGTGGCAGCGCATCAACGCCGTCGTCCACCACGCCCTCTCTTCGATCAACCTCAGCCAGCTCATCGCCCCCTGGCCCCACGAGTACCTGAACCTGTCCAGGCCCACTGCCGCCCTCAGCACTGTCCAGTCTCCCCTACGCTAA
- the sufB gene encoding Fe-S cluster assembly protein SufB, with product MSTPTQAIETLANKEYQFGFVTDVEQETVPPGLSEEVIRLISAKKQEPEFLLEWRLKAYRHWLTMERPEWANVHYPPIDYQSIVYYAAPKSKTDGPKSLDEVDPEILKTYEKLGIPLQERAALAGVAVDAVFDSVSVATTFKDKLAAMGIIFCSFSEAVREHPELVRRYLGSVVPITDNFYAALNSAVFTDGSFVFVPKGVRCPMELSTYFRINAKNSGQFERTLIVAEAGSYVSYLEGCTAPMRDENQLHAAVVELVALDDATIKYSTVQNWYPGDKEGKGGIYNFVTKRGRCEGRNSKISWTQVETGSAITWKYPSCVLKGENSVGEFYSVALTNNYQQADTGTKMIHIGKNTRSTIVSKGISAGHGQNTYRGAVKILSGAGGARNYSQCDSLLIGEDCGAHTFPYIDVQNPTARMEHEATTAKIGEDQIFYLNQRGISTEDAVSMIVNGFCKEVFRELPMEFAVEAQKLLSVSLEGSVG from the coding sequence ATGTCAACACCCACGCAGGCCATCGAAACCCTGGCCAACAAAGAATACCAGTTCGGTTTTGTCACCGATGTCGAGCAGGAAACGGTGCCGCCGGGGTTGTCGGAGGAAGTGATCCGACTGATCTCAGCCAAAAAGCAGGAACCGGAATTTTTATTGGAATGGCGGCTTAAAGCCTATCGCCACTGGCTGACGATGGAGCGGCCCGAGTGGGCGAACGTCCACTACCCGCCCATCGACTATCAAAGTATCGTCTACTACGCCGCTCCCAAGTCTAAGACCGACGGCCCCAAAAGCCTCGACGAGGTGGACCCGGAGATTCTCAAGACCTACGAGAAGCTGGGTATTCCTCTGCAGGAGCGGGCGGCCCTGGCGGGTGTTGCGGTCGATGCGGTCTTTGACAGCGTCTCGGTGGCGACGACCTTCAAAGACAAGCTTGCGGCGATGGGCATTATCTTCTGCTCGTTCTCCGAGGCGGTGCGCGAACATCCCGAACTGGTGCGCCGCTACCTGGGTTCGGTGGTACCGATCACCGATAACTTTTATGCCGCCCTCAACTCGGCAGTCTTTACCGACGGCTCGTTCGTGTTCGTGCCGAAGGGGGTGCGCTGCCCGATGGAGCTATCGACCTACTTTCGGATCAACGCCAAAAACTCCGGCCAGTTCGAGCGGACCTTGATCGTCGCCGAGGCCGGCAGCTACGTGAGCTATCTCGAAGGCTGCACCGCACCGATGCGCGACGAGAACCAGCTGCACGCGGCGGTGGTAGAACTGGTCGCCCTCGACGATGCGACGATCAAGTACTCGACGGTTCAAAACTGGTATCCGGGCGACAAGGAGGGCAAAGGCGGCATCTACAACTTCGTCACCAAGCGGGGCCGCTGCGAGGGCCGCAACTCCAAGATCTCCTGGACCCAGGTGGAGACCGGTTCGGCGATCACCTGGAAGTACCCGAGCTGTGTGCTCAAGGGCGAGAACTCGGTGGGCGAATTTTATTCGGTGGCCCTCACCAACAACTACCAGCAGGCCGACACCGGCACCAAGATGATCCATATCGGCAAGAACACCCGAAGCACGATCGTCTCGAAGGGCATCTCGGCGGGCCACGGCCAGAACACCTACCGGGGGGCGGTCAAGATTTTGAGCGGTGCTGGGGGGGCGCGCAACTACTCGCAGTGCGATTCGCTTTTAATCGGCGAGGACTGCGGCGCGCACACGTTCCCCTATATCGACGTGCAAAATCCGACGGCGCGCATGGAGCACGAGGCGACCACCGCCAAGATTGGTGAGGACCAGATTTTTTATCTGAACCAGCGGGGCATCTCCACCGAGGACGCAGTCTCGATGATCGTCAACGGTTTTTGCAAGGAGGTCTTCCGCGAATTGCCGATGGAGTTTGCTGTCGAAGCCCAGAAGCTTTTGTCGGTGAGCTTAGAAGGCAGCGTCGGTTAG
- the sufC gene encoding Fe-S cluster assembly ATPase SufC has translation MLEIEGLQARVEDKAILRGIDLAVGPGEVHAIMGPNGSGKSTLASVLVGREEYEVLGGQIRFDSQDLLALAPEERARAGLFLAFQYPVEIPGVSNVYFLKAALNAVRQQRGLPELDAVDFLSVVREKLKTVQMDESFLRRSVNEGFSGGEKKRNEVLQMALLEPKLAILDETDSGLDIDALRIVADGVNSLRAPDRSFVVITHYQRLLNYIVPDFVHVLIGGRIVRSGGRELALELEEKGYGWLEEQAAAPV, from the coding sequence TTGTTAGAAATCGAGGGCCTGCAGGCGCGGGTCGAGGACAAGGCGATCTTGAGAGGCATCGACCTTGCCGTTGGGCCGGGGGAAGTGCATGCGATTATGGGGCCGAACGGGTCCGGCAAGAGCACCCTCGCCAGTGTCCTGGTCGGGCGCGAGGAGTACGAGGTTCTGGGCGGCCAAATCCGCTTCGACAGCCAGGATCTGCTGGCCCTCGCACCGGAGGAGCGGGCGCGGGCAGGGTTGTTCCTCGCCTTTCAGTATCCGGTCGAGATCCCTGGGGTGAGCAACGTCTATTTTCTCAAGGCCGCCCTCAACGCCGTGCGCCAGCAGCGGGGACTGCCGGAACTGGACGCGGTCGATTTTTTGAGCGTCGTGCGCGAGAAGCTCAAGACCGTCCAGATGGACGAGAGTTTTTTGCGCCGCTCGGTGAACGAGGGCTTCTCCGGGGGCGAAAAAAAGCGCAACGAAGTGCTGCAGATGGCGCTTTTGGAGCCAAAGCTCGCCATCCTCGACGAGACCGACTCGGGCCTCGACATCGATGCGCTGCGCATCGTCGCCGACGGCGTCAATAGCCTGCGCGCACCGGATCGCTCCTTCGTTGTGATTACCCACTACCAGCGCCTGCTCAACTACATCGTGCCCGACTTTGTGCATGTGCTTATCGGCGGGCGGATTGTCCGCTCCGGCGGGCGCGAACTGGCGCTCGAACTGGAAGAAAAAGGCTACGGCTGGCTCGAAGAGCAGGCTGCTGCCCCTGTCTAG
- the sufD gene encoding Fe-S cluster assembly protein SufD has translation MSQLTIEKNTFLTDFADFAAGRTDEPPFVASLRSEALSQFATAGLPHRRLEKWRQLDLSGFRSHEFALIEKPPAVLAHAIAPLRLAGAQELVFVDGHFVPELSEAGSVAGVQAGSLAVAARQQPTPLGRDVDLSEPFAALNTIYWQDGAFVQLQPGAVAQRPLHLLCVATGGEQPTASYPRHLIALGANSEATVIETYTSLGAGVHFSCPLSEVGLAANARLNHHRFVRQNPAAYHLATSHLHLGRDSRINALAACLGGSLTRHDLHVDLAAPGSEANLQGLYLAADTQQVDNHLWVRHSAPHTRSRQSYRGILAGRAQAVFNGNIHVEAAAAKTDARQSNRNLLLSDTALVHTNPQLEIYAGDVRCTHGSTVGQLDEEALFYLRSRGLDAASARNLLTYAFASDLIDAVEPAILRPQLEQALFDWLSLNVGFRGETR, from the coding sequence ATGTCGCAGCTGACGATCGAAAAGAACACGTTTTTGACCGACTTTGCCGACTTTGCCGCTGGCCGGACCGACGAGCCGCCCTTCGTCGCCTCGCTGCGCAGCGAGGCGCTCTCGCAATTTGCCACCGCCGGTCTGCCGCACCGCCGCCTCGAAAAGTGGCGGCAACTGGATCTCTCGGGCTTTCGCAGTCACGAATTTGCCCTCATCGAAAAGCCGCCTGCGGTACTGGCCCATGCCATTGCGCCGCTGCGCCTCGCAGGAGCGCAGGAGCTGGTGTTTGTCGATGGCCACTTCGTACCCGAACTGTCCGAGGCCGGGAGTGTGGCGGGGGTGCAGGCGGGCAGTCTGGCGGTTGCGGCGCGCCAACAGCCGACCCCCCTAGGCCGCGACGTCGATTTGAGCGAGCCCTTCGCCGCCCTCAACACGATCTACTGGCAGGACGGCGCGTTTGTTCAGTTGCAGCCCGGCGCAGTTGCCCAGCGGCCCCTGCACCTGTTGTGCGTAGCCACCGGCGGCGAGCAACCGACGGCGAGCTACCCGCGCCACCTGATCGCCCTCGGGGCCAACAGCGAGGCGACGGTGATCGAGACCTATACGAGCCTGGGTGCGGGCGTTCACTTTAGCTGCCCCCTGAGCGAGGTCGGGCTGGCCGCCAACGCCCGGCTCAACCACCACCGCTTCGTCCGGCAGAACCCGGCTGCCTACCACCTGGCCACCAGCCACCTGCACCTCGGGCGCGACAGCCGCATCAACGCCCTCGCCGCCTGCCTGGGGGGCAGTCTGACCCGCCACGATCTCCACGTCGATCTGGCCGCCCCCGGCAGCGAGGCCAACCTGCAGGGCCTTTATCTGGCCGCCGACACCCAGCAGGTCGATAATCACCTCTGGGTCCGCCACAGCGCTCCCCATACCAGGAGCCGCCAGAGCTACCGGGGCATCCTGGCAGGCAGGGCGCAGGCGGTCTTTAACGGCAACATCCACGTCGAAGCCGCCGCCGCCAAAACCGATGCCCGCCAGAGCAACCGCAACCTGCTCCTCTCGGATACGGCCCTCGTCCACACCAATCCCCAGCTTGAGATCTACGCCGGCGACGTGCGCTGCACCCACGGTTCGACCGTCGGCCAGCTCGACGAGGAAGCGCTCTTTTATCTGCGCTCGCGCGGTCTGGACGCAGCCTCGGCCAGAAACCTGCTCACCTACGCCTTTGCCAGCGACCTCATCGATGCGGTCGAGCCCGCGATTCTGCGCCCACAACTGGAGCAGGCGCTGTTCGACTGGCTCAGCTTAAACGTCGGCTTTCGCGGAGAAACACGATGA
- a CDS encoding cysteine desulfurase: MTLTASTSTTRLTPAAVAQLRADFPILGESVHGKPLVYLDNAASTQKPQAVIDAISRLYTSYYANIHRGVHQLSQLSTAAHDEARRKVQRFINARSDKEIIFVRGCTEAINLVAQTFGRQNIGPGDEILITAMEHHSNIVPWQMLCQEKGAVLKVAPISDQGELLVDAYEKLLGERTKLVALVHLSNALGTINPVRQLVELAHARSIPVLLDGAQAVSHIPVDVQALDCDFYTFSGHKLYGPTGIGVLYGKEERLEAMPPWQGGGDMIRSVSFEKTTFSGIPFKFEAGTPDICGAIALGVAIDYVQQVGLAAIADYEAELLSYATEQIQAVPGVRLIGTAREKASVLSFVIDGVHPHDIGTILDQQGVAIRAGHHCAQPVMQRLKLPATARASFAFYNTRAEVDALVAAVYTVQEMFG; encoded by the coding sequence ATGACGCTCACCGCTTCGACCTCCACCACCCGCCTCACCCCCGCCGCCGTTGCCCAACTGCGCGCGGACTTTCCGATTCTGGGCGAGTCCGTCCACGGCAAACCGCTCGTCTACCTCGATAACGCCGCTTCGACCCAGAAGCCCCAGGCGGTGATCGACGCGATTAGCCGGCTCTACACGAGCTACTACGCCAATATCCATAGAGGCGTCCACCAACTCAGCCAGCTTTCGACGGCGGCCCACGACGAGGCGCGCCGCAAGGTGCAGCGCTTTATCAACGCCAGAAGCGACAAAGAAATCATCTTCGTGCGCGGCTGCACCGAGGCGATCAATCTGGTCGCCCAGACCTTTGGTCGGCAAAATATCGGCCCCGGCGACGAAATACTGATCACAGCGATGGAGCACCACTCCAACATCGTCCCCTGGCAGATGCTCTGCCAGGAAAAGGGGGCCGTCCTCAAAGTCGCGCCGATTAGCGATCAAGGCGAACTGCTCGTAGACGCATACGAAAAGCTCCTGGGCGAGCGCACGAAGCTGGTCGCCCTCGTGCATCTTTCTAATGCTCTGGGCACGATCAACCCGGTGCGGCAACTCGTCGAGCTGGCCCACGCCCGATCGATCCCGGTGTTGCTCGACGGAGCCCAGGCCGTCTCCCACATTCCCGTCGATGTCCAGGCGCTCGACTGCGACTTTTATACTTTCTCGGGCCACAAGCTCTACGGCCCCACCGGCATCGGTGTGCTCTACGGCAAAGAAGAACGGCTGGAGGCGATGCCCCCCTGGCAGGGCGGCGGCGATATGATCCGCTCCGTCAGCTTTGAGAAGACGACCTTCAGTGGCATCCCTTTTAAGTTCGAGGCGGGCACCCCGGATATCTGCGGCGCGATTGCCCTGGGCGTCGCCATCGATTACGTGCAGCAGGTGGGCCTCGCGGCGATTGCCGACTATGAGGCGGAGCTTTTAAGCTACGCCACCGAGCAGATCCAGGCGGTGCCGGGGGTGCGCTTGATTGGCACCGCCCGCGAGAAGGCGAGTGTGCTCTCTTTTGTGATCGATGGCGTCCATCCCCACGACATCGGCACGATCCTCGATCAACAGGGCGTGGCGATCCGGGCGGGCCACCACTGTGCCCAGCCGGTGATGCAGCGCCTCAAGCTTCCCGCCACCGCCCGCGCCTCCTTTGCCTTCTACAACACCCGCGCCGAGGTGGACGCCCTGGTGGCGGCGGTCTACACAGTTCAGGAGATGTTTGGTTGA
- the sufU gene encoding Fe-S cluster assembly sulfur transfer protein SufU, with the protein MSELRELYQEVILDHYRRPRNYGELPEANREAEGHNPLCGDQVTIYLQLQDGLIQDIHFEGAGCAISTASASLMTEALKGKSVAQAAHLFENFHQLVTSDDAEALPAPDLGKLAVLAGVREFPMRVKCATLAWHTLNAALKNTGELVSTE; encoded by the coding sequence ATGTCAGAACTGCGCGAACTGTACCAGGAAGTAATCCTCGATCACTACAGGCGGCCCCGCAACTACGGCGAGTTGCCGGAGGCGAACCGCGAGGCGGAGGGTCACAACCCCCTGTGCGGCGATCAGGTGACGATCTATCTGCAGCTTCAAGATGGCCTGATTCAGGACATCCACTTCGAGGGAGCCGGTTGTGCGATCTCGACAGCGAGTGCTTCGCTGATGACCGAGGCGCTCAAGGGCAAGAGCGTCGCCCAGGCGGCCCACCTTTTTGAGAACTTTCACCAACTGGTAACCAGCGACGATGCAGAGGCGCTTCCTGCCCCCGATCTGGGCAAACTGGCGGTGCTGGCCGGCGTGCGCGAATTTCCGATGCGCGTCAAGTGTGCCACCCTCGCCTGGCATACCCTCAACGCTGCCCTCAAAAATACCGGCGAGCTGGTGAGCACGGAGTAA
- a CDS encoding SUF system Fe-S cluster assembly protein codes for MEKDTELKEQVIGALKSVYDPEIPVNIYDLGLVYDVGVVAGHVAVQMTLTTPMCPVAGSLPGEVETKLQELPGVVSAQVELVWEPAWTMDRMPEEAKLQLGLF; via the coding sequence ATGGAAAAAGACACCGAACTCAAGGAGCAGGTGATCGGGGCACTCAAGAGCGTCTACGATCCCGAAATTCCCGTCAACATCTACGATCTGGGCCTGGTCTACGACGTGGGCGTCGTCGCCGGTCACGTCGCCGTCCAGATGACTCTCACCACACCGATGTGTCCGGTCGCAGGCTCGCTGCCCGGCGAAGTCGAGACGAAACTGCAGGAGTTGCCGGGAGTGGTCTCAGCCCAGGTCGAACTGGTCTGGGAGCCCGCCTGGACGATGGACAGGATGCCTGAGGAAGCGAAGCTGCAGCTGGGACTGTTTTGA